One Epinephelus fuscoguttatus linkage group LG16, E.fuscoguttatus.final_Chr_v1 genomic window, gttttcatgcacCAGCCACAATTGTTAGCAgcatttttaccagtttttaTCAGAGTtaatttgttttagagaggaggagacctctgcagataatttggcttaAGGTAAAGACcttctgaacatctggatcttaagttatcaaagaTGAAAggttagcacacattagcaggtgctgggctagtggcccaCCGGCGATGAGCCTAAcggcattggagaaacactgatttgtaatgtgaaactgcttaattcagcattttttaaaggttattttttgacttttgcctttatttgataggacagtctgtgtgtgaatgggggAAAGAGAGCGGGGATGACATGCGGCACAGGGCCACAGGCTGGGACTGAGGACATAACCCTTGTATATGGGAAGCTTGCACTGCCCACTGAGCTAATGTGCACCTAAGTTCAgcatttttatcagtttttatcaccaggtctgtttgttttgggcaCGTggcagaagtttcagctggttgcaatctgcagtccttactgatagatgccactaaatcctgcacactgctcctttaaagtcaTCAGTTATAACTACTTTTCAATTAACAGATGGTGATGCAGAGTGATCTTAGTCCCTATTAGTTGTAGTTTGTTCTTACTTGGCTTAGTTAGAGAAATTTCAATATTGTTTTGAGTTCACTTGTAGAGGATCTGGAGACTTCTCAAAGGCCCCTAGAGGGTCTCTGCCTTTACTGACACAAGTTATGTAAGATAATGGTCAGATGTCAGTAGTCacattgattttatttctctctgttcTCAGGTCCCGATGGTGGCTGAAAAGAGGCTTATTGCCCCTCTCTCTTATCTTTATTTTGGTGCCTGTCTTGCAGAAAATACTCCCAGAATTAATCCAGCACCTTGTTTACACTCACAGAAGTAAGCGAATTCCCTCTCTGCCTTTGGGAAGTACTGTAAATCTTCAAGTTGCTCACTAAAAAGGGCCCACCTCTCTTCTTTTCCTGTTTGTAGTCAGGTTACCGTTCTTTGTTGACCTCAGCCAACCTGCTGATTTCTCCCTTAATCACACCATCAACATGTACTTAACATCAGAGGAAGGAATCTCCCTTGGCGTATGGTGAGTATAAGCCAAGttcaacttttttcttttttccagcaCAGATATATAGAGGCTaagaaccttttttttaatgatccaGTTATCGGTCGTGTCTCTAAGCGGGTGTATTGTTCTGAACTGTTCAAGGCACACTGTCCCTGAAAGTCAGTGGAAAGAGGCACAGGGGAAGGACTTGGCATGGTACCAGAACACTTTAAGCAATGGAAATCCGGTTTTCATATATCTTCATGGGAACACAGGCACAAGGTATGATAAATAATGCATTTTGTATTATAGCTGGCTCCCTGAAGAAGCAGAGAGTAAAAGTTCAAAACAGCTAGACAAATTATTAAATGGGTTTTTTCCCCAAAACACCAACTTACTGGCACTTGTGTTGTCTGTGAATCATTCCAACAGGGCGGCTCCTCATCGGGTGGGAGTGTCAAAAGTGAGTGATCACCACCACAAACGTATTCATCTTCTGAATCTctgataaaaatataaaagcctTAATAGTCATTTTGATGACGAATAAGCATTATGTGTCAACAGATATTGAGCGCACTTGGTTACCACGTGCTGGTGCCTGACTACAGAGGTTGGTGAAAATGAAGACTTATGACTCTTTGTCTAAAcatattttctgtctctgcgCTTCTTTGCCTTCTTATTGATTTGTAACACAGAACCTTCTCACATTGATTTAATATAATGTGCAGGCATACGATTACATGTAGAGTAATGTTCTTCTGCTTGATGAGTTGTTTGTTCTAAGGCAGTCAGAAGACAACAGTTCAATTTAAGGTCAGTGTCTAGTGCTGGTTTTCCTCTGAGTGGCTGCCACCTGGTGGCCGTCAAGAACACCTCTGAGATCTGTCAGTGGGCAATAGTTGATGTGAGAAACTCTGGCAGGGTTTGGAGATTCCACCGGGGAGCCGACTGAAGCCGGTCTGACCACTGATGCCCTCTACTTGTATAACTGGGTCAAAGCACGGAGTGGAGACAGCCTGGTTGTCATCTGGGGACACTCTCTTGGCACTGGGTCAGTAATGAAAGACTTCCAATCCACAGCATTTTACTCAAGTAGAGAAAGAGTTTCTCTACTTgagtaaaacaagtaaaaattaTTCAGGTCACTGTTTTGGATATGCATTGAATGCTCCTcttttttgaaatattaaagtTTTACGTGACAGCCTGCAACATTTACTCCTTGATAGGTGATGATGATACAATACAGCAGCAACTTATAGCAGTTAGCATGAGCAGTGATCGTCATAAGAGctccacacagaaacacaaaatatatcAACAGGAAATCAGTGCAGTGCAAAACAGTTTGCATTCAGCAGAGAATGACAACAAAAAACTGTTAAGAGCCAAAAAAGTTCTCTAATAATAGTAATTAGCTATACAATTTGGTCTGATATATACTGTCACTGTCGCGGTTTGTGATTGAAGCTTGTTAAAGTAGTACTTtaccaaatgatcatttgtccatcaattactcaccctgtgatgagttgaattcatgaagaaaactttgtttttcttgcatgctgCCACAGTGAGCGAAGAAGCCAAAAAAGGGGAAAATTCATGAAGATTGAAAATCATAGGGGGCTGCATTTAATGACAGCTcaactatatcaaaacaatacaaaacaaaactctcacacaacttgtaatccaagtctcatttatctagtcatatgctcagtacatcCCAGGCatgtgcatttttgctaaaatgttGCTAttgaaaacacttctgcataaaCAGCACAGGTACGGTACTCATCTATGCACTGTTTATGAGgagtgtgagagtttgtaaaaggatgttttgatatagttttgctgatgttaaacaCGACCCCCTTAACTCCAATTCATCaggaattttctctgtttttggattcttcgttcaccaggCAGGCATGCTAGAGAAGCACAGCTATCGTCATGAATTCAGGGTAACATGGGGTGAATAAGTGGTaaagaaatgatcattttaagtTTTCCTTTAAGAAAAGGTTTCTTAGTGTTAAACTGAGGCAAGTCACATCCAGTCTGGAAAGATGTCGGTAGCAGATATTCACAGAAACTCAAAAATACAGTGTGTTACAGTAGGATCTTGATATAAACTGCAGACATATCTCATCATATTTGATATGATCATGTCTAGCAGTAAGATATAAATTCATACAAAGTAGGAAAACAATTTTTAGAAAATGCTACTCTGAGAAATTGTagaaactgtaaaaagaaaattaaaccaCCCGCATGAATCAGCTAGCTGTAATTAGCTACCTTTAATTTTTCTGCTTGCGTAGTAAATGATTTAATTGACATGGTTCATTCATGGCAGAAATGATTGAAATTAGCCCACAGCTACATTTATCCTCAGGAATAGCTGAAGGGGAAACTGTTAGTTGAAACTATATAAACAATGAAGATGTGGCTCTCCTTTGCAGAGTGGCCACTAACGCTGCAGCAAAACTGATTGAGAAAGGTAGGTTTTGCTTCCAGTGAGATTTGGCAAATAGAAATAAGAGGAAATAATTTGAACATCTCAATTAAGTGATCATTTcctgttattttcaggtgagGTTTTTGATGGTGTGATGCTGGAGGGTACATTTGATACTACTCAACATGAGATGCTAATTCATATTTTTAGCTGGGTAAGCTCATTTAACATATTACTTTTCATATTGGGTTTGTCAAATTTAATTAAGCTGCCACACAGTCTGCACAGCCTctcaatgttttattttgttcactgtttAAAGTATTACTGGAAATTTCCGGGCTGTGGATACTTGTTCCCGGAGCCATGGGCAGATAACAAGCTTGTCTTTCCTTCTGTGGAAAAGTAAGTTTTCATGAAATACTAACATGCAATAATGATGCATTATATCCAACACTGATCAGCTATTAAGATTGTTATAACCAATAAAATGCAATGATCTATAGGGAAACTTTGGAATTTTTCTCCCGGGACAATGggaacaatattttttttaattgattcaaTACTGAGCGAGcgggctgcagccagcagctgcaatacaggctgcagtgtaatccatTCGGGGCAGTAGCGCACTGTCAATGtacgtccattaaaagtgcttgtttttgccactgacaggctctgattggtATTTTAAGTGTCTGGCAGCATTATTGAAAGGACCCTGCAgagaaataaaacttttttctttacctATCTTTGATTCACTCTGTTTgcgaaatgtaaagaaaaatgttttatttctctgtagaGATCCTTTCCAAAATGTTGTCGGACACTCACAGTATAGaccaatctgagcctgtcagtggcaaaaacaaacccTTTCAGTAGACTTACGTTGACAGTGTGCTATTGCCCCGCAGCCGCAGGACTTTACTGTTTTGCGGCTGCCAGCTACAACACTCTCTTTCTCAACACCGGGCCAGTTTAAAAAATTGCTGTACCCATTTGTCACTTGGACCCAAAAACATATGACAGTTTGggccaggttgaaaaacacccgattttccctttaatatgtgtgtttgttattctGCAGTTTGAAGAAAATGAGAAGCCCAATCCTTTTTCTTCATTCAGAGGATGATCACGTGGCTCCCATTCACGATGTTCAGCAGGTATTACTGGCACAGAAAGCACTTTTCCATCTGATACAATATAAACTGAGGTTGTATTTTTCCTATAACTGTAACCGATTAGGTGTTTTCTATGAGATAGCATTGACAGAAcactctttccttctctctcccaGATGCACCAGGTAGCAGCGAGTGTCCAGAATGCAGAACGAGTCAGGCTGGTGTCATTTGAAGGTTCTCTGGGGTATCTGCACAACGGCTTATACAGAGACCCCCGTCTGCCTGATATCATAAAGTGAGATAGTGAGATCACTTGGAACACTGATCATATTCTGACTCAGCAAATATGTATCTGTTTTATTGCTACATTATGTTTATCTCATCATGTCTCctctgcaggaagtttgtgctGTCACTGTAATGTTGGAAAGATGGCTGAAGAAGACCTGACAGACTTAAGACACAATGCAGTGGTTTCATTTGATCACACGCTTCATTCAGATTTGTTGCTTTGTCTTTATGTCTGCACATATGCTGCATAATAATTATGTGATTTAaatacttgattttttttatgaatccagaatttttgtttgcattattttaagaataaatgcaaaaattgtTCAGGCAAACtgatattaaaatgtgtttttagatCAGTTACAGTTGTTCAAAATAAGATTCACTTGCTATGAGCCTGTTTCCCCAACCCTCAATCTGTGGGCAATTTATTGTAAGTGATCAGAACTGGAAACAGCAATTCCCATTGGAAGTGCAATTTGTGTGAGCCATTTTAATAGGTGCCCTCTGATGGACATTGTTGTGGGGTATTAATGCTCATCTATAATACTGGATAATGAGTTCAGTAATCCAAGGCTTAAGATGTCTAAGTGTCAGTGACATTTCAGAGCAACACAAGGAGAGCAGCTGGGGAatgtctgtggtgctgaaatTCTTTAAGTTTAATCACAGAATATAAAGTGCATTCAGATACGTTTGAAGAATCTAAGTTTAAATGTCATTGCAGTTCACTTACAATAAATCTgactacctgtctgtctgtctgtctgatcatTGTTCTAAgacaacacacattaacatattGGTCTCATTAGGAAAAACTCTGAGGGAAAGATCCACCCTGCAGAGTTCAAGTAACTCAACATAAAAGTAGAAGCCTTGCTGAGTCTGTCTAAACACTGCGGTTCTTCTGTGACTCTAAAATTTACAGATTAATGGGGAAACCTATAGTAACTAAAGAGTAGTTGCACGCACAACATTGCAAATGTCCCTGTGCTTTAGGGTGTGTTCAAATGCACTTTAATATGTAAAACATCCACGAAGGTGTATTCCTTTGaacaaaaaaatctgctcaGTCTGGGCTGATTTCTCTCAATGTCAAGAACACTTTTATGCATACCTTATCCAATTAGCCACTGTATGTTACACTgtatttttaacacatttgttgaTGAACCAGGTCCTGCTTATAAACCGTAGAAGATTATTATAATGTACAAAGAATGTACCTTTCATAAAGCCTTACAACCTCTTTTTGCACTGATACCCATCTACATTTACATACTGTGTACTGAGGtcaaatagatttttttctttgattaatTCAACTCTCATTAGAATTTCAAATTCAGTTATTGCATTTTGTAGAtatgaaattacattttaaaaatcaagaGCACATATAAGAAGGCCGTAGCCATGGAGTTAACACTGGGGAGACCAAATATACTGCAGAGTCTGGggctcagaaaaaaaatcagaattttAAAACTAATCcctattttattatatttattatcatAAGCAAATGCAGCCATACAGTATACTATATGAATATACAATAAATGAACATGCAGAGCTGCAATACACCAACATGCAATACTAAAaccagtagtaataataatgacaactTGTTAATTATTTATGACTAGATCATACCctttggtagctttgtcaccttctacctatgccaatcctcagtgcctatgtgcagtttcacatagattgaccacgtcaatgagtagaaaaacgtgggacagacagaatgactgactgacagaatgacacactgacagtttctgtgattatgtacagcatactataccatgacttagtcataccaaaaattagaaaaaaaaaccccaacaacattcagccacagggggagccacagcgatcggttgcattttaaccattttttagcatttttctgttgttatagcgccacccagttgccaattagagttaaattacTACTAATTTACTAATTTACTAAACTTGgttatctaccaagtttagtaaaaatcaatatggcggttaggcctagataagaaattagctctctagcgcccccattttgtttgattgggtcaataatggaggggtcccctcagattatgtgtggtcatatgcctacaaagttgcgtggtgactGGTGAAACCCCTGAgctgttatacacctttatgtgatgagccacgccctctgcaatattcactgccttatagaagctcagttttagtaagttttccaacttttgccaagagggaactttagatattggtccctagattatgttcaccgagttctatgcagatcggtcaaacttcctaggaagagattgattttaagtgtttttcaaaaaattcgaaatggcggaaaatctatatgaccagaagttatgggttcggCAGATtggttcctcatgaggagaggcatctctgtgcaaagtttcatgtctctacgacatacggggcatgagatatgcccactCAAAGACTGCAATTttaatcggttgctatagcgcccccctttggccaattgatgtaatattgcttcattcgcatcctcccatgaccctctaccactgtgccaaatttcacatggattgaccaagtcagtgaggagaaaaacgtggaacagacacacccacagacagagttttcgtcattatatagtaagatttgCTAGTGATTACTTTGGATAGCACTGTGTAGTACTGTCAAAGCTTAGCAAATGTTTCTGATCTATGTTTTTTATCAATATATTGGGGAGGGTATTTtaagcatatttgaatattggGTGAAGTGTGTCTCCCCCCAGTATACATTGTAATTACTGCCTTGACTTTTAAATAGTCAAAGAAGCTGGATCTGTCTCCTTCTACAAAGGCaaggtttgaccactgctgtcCCACATTTGTACAATGGTATCTTGAAAGTATAGAAGAGAATCAGAGTACCTTTGAACTACTACTGTAAACAAGCATTATTAAACATGAAGCCCATTTTATTATACTTGGGTGTTGTGGTTCTGATAAGAGAAGTACAACCAACTTATCAATGACTTAGTGGAGTAGGTTCTTTGGTagatatttatattatattctcAACATCTGTTAACTGGAAGGTCTTAGCCTGTGGTATTATCTGCACTATCCTCAGAGCAGCATGAAAATGCAACccaaacagataaaacaaatggCTGAGCTTGTTGTGAATGCTTTGAATGCTTGGATGAAAAGATTGATATTGTTCAAACAACTTCAAGCAGGGATGGAGCACCAAATTCTTGGCCCTATGCTTGAGCAGTCTCTGCGGGCCCCCTGCCCTccctctcttgatccatgtctctcccctttacattttgattgtttttttttttcaaagtcagtttgctttcttcccctttcctttctttttgtgGAACTCTAACTTTTCTTTCAGGGGAAAAGAAATAACAGTGTACGCTGGCGCTCCAGCAGCAACTCACTGGGCTCTAGCTGTGTTTAGATCCTAGTGTGGggcggactaaaccattttgcaccTGAAAGGAGTGAGAGGAACCCTTAGAGAGCTTCCACTACATTTTGAGACAAAGTTCAGTCTTTTAACCGACTTATTTTCCAAATCTAATTTAGTTATGGTACTTGTTACTTAGAAATAAGAGATTGCAAAGAAAACCAAACTTTTAATTCCAAGCTTTTTGAGGACCTCCTCCACATGGGGCTCTGAGCAATCAGCCCCACTTTTTTCCCTTCTAAGACGCCCCTGATCCTCAGATGAGCATAAAAAATGCAGTCCCAACAGATAACATGAATggttgatgttgttttaaatgcTTTGAACTGCCCGTAACAATGCATAAGATATTGTTAAGACAACTTCAAGCCTTCAACAAGACAGTGAACAGACTTGTTGTGCGCGCGGATCATGTGTCATGCACCAGCTCTGTCAAAGGTGAGGAGAAGCTCCCGTCTTGGCAGTCGGATGACGTGGCTGAAGGTTGCGGACGATGCCGACAGAGTTTCTTTATTCACCGTTTGCTCCATCGCTTTCCGCTGTGACTGGTGGCTGTGAGTCATGTGACTCTATTCAGCCAATCCGACGCGCGTGCGATGTGCGCTCGTCAAGCGCTTACGCCATATGCGTACGAGAGCATCCCTAAAATTGCCTCTGTCATACAACCAGGAAGAAGGTGGGATAGCCCTACAAAGCTAACATCCCCAATCTTTCTGCATACTTTCTATGAAAATAATGGGATCTTCCAGGTGGAAGGTAGCAGCGGCGGCCTTTCTCGCTATAGTGGGCTCTTTATTACCTGTCGACGCAGATGAACATGAACACACGGTAAGACGGCGTTTTGAGAGGCCGATTGAAAAGGGGGAGCCTTGAAAATAATGGACGTTTGTGCTCTGTGTAACCTGCTAACTGTAGCTTCGACGGCTAGCTGCCTACAAGACAACATAATTACAGACAGGACAGACTGTACTGCTCGGCCTGTCGGTTTATTTATCGATACTTGGTGAGCCATTGAACAGATAGGCTAtcaattagctagctaacttgtcACCA contains:
- the LOC125903935 gene encoding lysophosphatidylserine lipase ABHD12-like encodes the protein MTRKRVVKQDGSSSAASEAQKSERVQKEGTPSRWWLKRGLLPLSLIFILVPVLQKILPELIQHLVYTHRIRLPFFVDLSQPADFSLNHTINMYLTSEEGISLGVWHTVPESQWKEAQGKDLAWYQNTLSNGNPVFIYLHGNTGTRAAPHRVGVSKILSALGYHVLVPDYRGFGDSTGEPTEAGLTTDALYLYNWVKARSGDSLVVIWGHSLGTGVATNAAAKLIEKGEVFDGVMLEGTFDTTQHEMLIHIFSWYYWKFPGCGYLFPEPWADNKLVFPSVENLKKMRSPILFLHSEDDHVAPIHDVQQMHQVAASVQNAERVRLVSFEGSLGYLHNGLYRDPRLPDIIKKFVLSL